The nucleotide sequence AGCAGTGAAGGGATTTAATAATCATATGGGATCTAGGTTTACAAATGACCCGGAAAAAATGAGATCACTTTTGTCATATGTAAAGAAGAAAGAGATGTTTTTTATAGATTCTAATACCAACAGCAAGAGAGAGGGGTATAAGATAGCTAAGGAATTGGATATTCCTACTTACTATACATCTTATTTTATAGATAATTCCCATAAGAAGGAAGACATTATGGAAGCTATAAAGGTATCTGTAAGATTAGCAGTGGAAAGAGATAAAGTATTAGTGATTGGTCACTATAGAAAGGAAACGGCAGAAGCTATATATGAAATGTTGGATTATATAGAAGATGAAGGTGTAGAATTAGTGTCGATCAGTGAAGTATTAGAATAAAAAAGGTAACGAAAGGAATTTGGAGGAGAGATGAAAAAGAGAGAGAGTAGTGTAAAGGGTTATACCATGGTGTTTGCTTCTACAATGTTTTTTTATATAATGACTTTATTTGTAAAGTTGATAACAAAGGATGGTAGGATACCCAGCACAGAGGTAACATTTTTTAGATTTTTAATCGGATTTATAATGGTAAATATCGGTCTTATGAAAACAGGATATAAAATTAAAATGGTAAATAAAAAAGCGGTATTGGGTAGAGGTTTTTTTACAGCCTTAGCAATATTATTATTTTTCATGGTGATAGAATATTCTACTACAACCAAGGCAAACATATATAATTTGACATACCCTATATTTGTCACGATATTTGGACCTCTTTTATTAAAAGATGAAAGGTGGACAGTAAAAAACATTATAGGAGTAGGCATAGCTTTTGTAGGAATATTCCTGATATCCGGATTGGCTCTGGGAGTTGTCAGCTGGGTAGATGGATTGGGATTATTTATGGGATTTGTAGCAGCAATTGGGATAATAGCCCTAAGAAAAGCTCGGATAACAGATAGTTCTAGTACGATTTTATTTTACCTGATGAGTATAGGGATGATTATGACCTTGATTCCATTTGGACATCAATTTAAGGTGCCGACTTCTAGAGAAGGGATGCTTTTATTGGGAATGGGAGTATTTTCATACCTAGGACAATATACTGTAACCAATGGATTTAAATATGTGAAAGCATTGGAGGGTAGTTTGATATCTTCTAGTAGAATATTTGTAGCTGCCATATGTGGAATCTTATTTTTAGGAGAACCATTCAGTACTGCTATAGTTGGCGGAGGAAGTCTGATATTTATAGGAATAGTATTGGTTAGTGTAAAGGGAAAAGAGAAAAAACAGTTAAAAATAAAAAAATTATAATTGAAGTGTGTACTGTTAGTTAAGAATAGAAATTAAAGTCAAGTTCTAAGGGTTCCGCCCTTAACTGGGTTCATTTCTCAGCTTGATCTGAGAAACGGAACCAAAGAGGATCAAGAAGATTTATAAAGGTCTTAATGAGTAAGTCACAATCGTTATTGTAGAAACAGTACTGCTGAAGTGGAACGACTATAAACTTCGGTTTTGAAAATCTAAATATCTAGGATAACATCTAGAAAAAGAAATTAAGTTTAAAAGGAAAATCAGATTCCTATGATAGAGCAGGATTTTTTTAATTAGTGTAAATTGATGGCAAAAAAAGAGTGTGACATTTTTCTTAGTGTGCTCTCTAGATTTTCCTTTGTGAGCTTAGTGTAAGTTCTAAGGGTGTCACCCTTAACGGACTCTATTTACTTTTTATCTGAAAAAGAAATAGAGGAAAGAAAAGCAGAAATTTTGAAAATGGCTTTTAAGTAGAATATAGAATAGCTGCGAGCTTTTGAGCTACAGTCCTCACTTCGTTGTGGAACTTAATTTGTATATCGCTCTTGGTAGGTAAGCATTGTAAAAGTGATATCGCCTTCAAAATTAAAAAATGCAAATCATTAGTACTTTGGTTTCTCTGGTATGAGAGAGACCATAAGAAGGAAGAGTTAGAATAAGTACATATTATAGAAACAGTACTGCTGAAGTGGAACGACTATAAACTTCAGTTTTAAACAAAGAAATAAAGAAAAGACATAGAACGCGGATGCTACTGCATACACGGACATAAGCTATGATGGTCGCAGATGATTGTTTTTGGTTAAAACCAGGAAAAAGATATTTTAGATCTGTGTAGATTAAAGTTTTTCAGTGTATCTCGGCAGAGATTCGCGTTCAATAGATTTTAATATTTTCTTAGTTTTATAATTTAAGAAAAAAAAGGATTTATGAAAGGGTAATTCGGGGATTGCCCTTACTTATTATTTTGTGTAGCGTATATAGGGGATGAGGATAATTTTATATAATTTGATACGAACAATATTATATCTTCCTTTGGGGATAGGAATGATATTTTCCAATAAATTAAGAAAATTTGTAAAAAAAAGAATATTTCAAAAAATAGATATAGAAGAGAAGAAAGATACCATATGGATCCATTGTGCATCTGTAGGAGAAGTTAATCTAGCGGAACCTATAATAAATAAATTTTTAGATGAAACACAGGAAAAAATCATTTTGACTATGATGACAGATACCGGAATGGAAACAGCGAGAAAAAAATATGTAAATGAAACCAGGGTAGATCTTTTATTTTTTCCTTTAGATGATTATTTTTGTATAAAGAAAATTTTGAAAAGGGTAGTTTTAAAAAAATTAGTGATCATAGAGACGGAGATATGGCCGAACTTAATCCTCTTATGTTCTAAAAAATCAGAGGTAGTTTTGATAAATGGAAGGATATCAGATAGGAGTATAGGTTCATATACAAAAATAAAATCTTTACTGAGAGGGATATTTTTTCAGATAGATACATTTATCATGCAGACTGAACAGGACAAAGAGAGGATAATATCTCTGGGAGCTCCTAAGGCTAGAGTTTTTAACTATGGAAATCTAAAGTTTAATATTGAACTGCCGGAATATGAAAAAAAAGAATTGGATGATTTAAGGGAAAAAATAAATGAAAAAGGTAAAAAAATACTGGTAGCGGGAAGTACAAGGGATAATGAGGAGGAATATTTATTAGAAGTTTTTGATAAATTGGATGACTATCTTTTGATCTTAGTACCTAGACATATAGAGAGAACGGAAGATATATGCCAGAGGTTGCTGGAAAAATATAATTATCAAAGGTGGACGGATATTTATAAAAAAGAAGGCAGTGAAGGTGTAGAGGGAATTCAAGAATTCTCTAAAAGAGATACAGATATAATAATTGTAGATAAGATAGGTGAACTGCGTAAATTATATGCCATTGCAGATATAGCATATGTGGGAGGAACCATGGTAGATGTAGGAGGACATAGTCTGCTAGAACCATTATTTTACAGAAAGCCGCCTATTTTTGGATCTTTTATCCAAAATGTGAGAAGTATTGCAAAGGAAGTAGTGGCTAGAAAGATAGGTACCCAGGTAGAGGATGTAGAAGGTCTTTATCAGGCTGTTAAGAACTATGAATTAGAAAATAAAAACCTTAGAGATAATGATGAAAGAGAGAATAAAGTTGGTATAGAAAATAGGATAGATAAGTTTTTTGAAGAGAACAGTCATGTAGTGGATTTGACTTTTGAAAAGATAATGGATGATGAATAGTTATAAATTTCGGGATTTAAAGTTATATATTATTAATATGTGTTATTTCTTTCCCACTATAGAGGGGGAGAGTGCCGAAGGCGAGAGAGGGTAAACAGGTTCTACCCGCAAGGGGCATCACCAAAATATCTATTGCTTATTCCATAAGCTGAGAATTTTGAGATAAAGGTTCCATCTTTAATACGAGTTCATGATAAAAAGACTATTTCACTCCTGAAGGAGCGAGGTACTTTGGATGTCGCGAGTATTTTATTTATTCTAATAATATTAGAATAAAATAAAAATGCGAGCAAGAAATAAGTATCCAAGAAGGGTTTAACTCCTCCTTTTTATGGAGATTTCATGAGTATCAAAATTAATTCTAACTTTAGAATAAATTTTAAATATGAATCTCAAAACAGAGAAACCGAAGCTATAACCATCTTGTCTTTGCATTGTAATACACGATTGTTGTTGTAGAAACAGTATTGCTGAAGCTCAACGACTATAAACTTCACTTAAAACCAAGAAAAAAGATAAAAACTTTGGACACGGAGAATAACTCTGTGGAACTCTTATCTCACCTCAGAGAATCTCTGCGTTGAAATAATTTCTTTTAATTCGTGTAATTCGTGACAGGTTTCAAAATGTTGTAGAGGTAATTCATGAATTACCCGTACGATAAAGTATTCATTAGAGATATCTGTGGGGAAAATTATTTTTACCTTAGTTTTAAAGAGTGATATTGACAGAATATGGAAATTTTAGTATACTGAAATGTACTGAAAATGACAGAAACAAAAATACTAAAAAATAAGTAAAAAAACATATATATAACATAGAGATAATCAAAGAATTGTTGATAAAAAATGGAGGCAAGATGTCAAATATAAAAAATGATAACAATGTAGGAGATATGTGGAAACACTTTTTCAACTACGAAAGAAAACATTATAATCCATATATGGTGAAGCTGGCAGAGCATCCAAATCATATTATGTATGATAAGGAAGTTATGGATTCTTATAAAGGTAAATGGAATGAATTTTTTAAAAATGAACATCCTATTTATTTAGAGATTGGTTCTGGAAGCGGAATGTTTGCAAATGATATGTGTGTAAGATATCCAGAGAGAAACCATATGGCTTTGGAGATAAGATTTAAAAGACTGGTTCTTTCAGCTAGAAGATCTGAAAAATTAGGATTAGATAACTTATTATTTATAAAAAGACGTGGAGAAGAGATCACTAACTTTATAGGTCATGAAGAGATGGCAGGATTGTACATCAACTTCCCAGACCCTTGGGAAGGAAGAGAAAAAAATAGAATTCTTCAACCAAAGTTATTTGCATTATTGGATCAAATCTTAGCGAAAGATGGAAGGTTATTCTTTAAGACT is from Psychrilyobacter atlanticus DSM 19335 and encodes:
- a CDS encoding 3-deoxy-D-manno-octulosonic acid transferase, with the protein product MIRTILYLPLGIGMIFSNKLRKFVKKRIFQKIDIEEKKDTIWIHCASVGEVNLAEPIINKFLDETQEKIILTMMTDTGMETARKKYVNETRVDLLFFPLDDYFCIKKILKRVVLKKLVIIETEIWPNLILLCSKKSEVVLINGRISDRSIGSYTKIKSLLRGIFFQIDTFIMQTEQDKERIISLGAPKARVFNYGNLKFNIELPEYEKKELDDLREKINEKGKKILVAGSTRDNEEEYLLEVFDKLDDYLLILVPRHIERTEDICQRLLEKYNYQRWTDIYKKEGSEGVEGIQEFSKRDTDIIIVDKIGELRKLYAIADIAYVGGTMVDVGGHSLLEPLFYRKPPIFGSFIQNVRSIAKEVVARKIGTQVEDVEGLYQAVKNYELENKNLRDNDERENKVGIENRIDKFFEENSHVVDLTFEKIMDDE
- the trmB gene encoding tRNA (guanosine(46)-N7)-methyltransferase TrmB → MSNIKNDNNVGDMWKHFFNYERKHYNPYMVKLAEHPNHIMYDKEVMDSYKGKWNEFFKNEHPIYLEIGSGSGMFANDMCVRYPERNHMALEIRFKRLVLSARRSEKLGLDNLLFIKRRGEEITNFIGHEEMAGLYINFPDPWEGREKNRILQPKLFALLDQILAKDGRLFFKTDHDKYYADVLEFMPEVEGYEVVYHTADLHNSPLADENIMTEFESLFTYKHQKNINYIEIKKLGKK
- a CDS encoding DMT family transporter, with amino-acid sequence MKKRESSVKGYTMVFASTMFFYIMTLFVKLITKDGRIPSTEVTFFRFLIGFIMVNIGLMKTGYKIKMVNKKAVLGRGFFTALAILLFFMVIEYSTTTKANIYNLTYPIFVTIFGPLLLKDERWTVKNIIGVGIAFVGIFLISGLALGVVSWVDGLGLFMGFVAAIGIIALRKARITDSSSTILFYLMSIGMIMTLIPFGHQFKVPTSREGMLLLGMGVFSYLGQYTVTNGFKYVKALEGSLISSSRIFVAAICGILFLGEPFSTAIVGGGSLIFIGIVLVSVKGKEKKQLKIKKL